Proteins encoded by one window of Monoglobus pectinilyticus:
- a CDS encoding RHS repeat domain-containing protein, whose amino-acid sequence MGLPTKQTDKNGNETVNTYNAYGSVLTSKVTGDEDIINAYSKNNLLISTKQGKEEIKYTYDDYGYMKTESQGNIQNTYSYDVNGNRKNYTQKAGTNTILTGSYTYDILDRLIEVDYGTVSAGYMYNANGRLTKETRWNITSEYTYNKAGLVTEMKNSSGQSYTYSYNLAGNQTVKASGQEITNYGYDGIGQLITENVVSPKEDEWDYNNTYYQYDTRGNRILKSNSDVYEEASEIEYKYDKNNRLKEERETNPINSMYEKITSYEYDNNGNILFKGIEEYDGIIEGEEREIELGKGYFENEEYVRYYSYNGRNQLIGMKSDKTEAIYKYDPTGRRESKTVNGKTTTHRWDGSNIVSEAGENPTVYYMGINLIAQKDNAGISYYQYNAHGDITGLENTKTKMLTRYEYDAFGGSKEVTGTVYGYNGQYTDKETGLIYLRNRYYDPETGRFTQEDPVMDGQNWYSYCGNNPVNFVDPSGLVNVEDEDPIQDYCSNQGQVVGQERININSAIHAYQDGVLSYEDMLKNVVLNGGTIKEEKKLNAISVVRNGNNINITANVTIEGELADEEIGDTGKKYSEVAISGINEAWSGKMGNLSIYTKVVVADNSIYKTIKITITESIQTSVTDVNTGDITLNCTKPTRIVDNDFTEEEIQIQYDYAVTNCIRNLKNVAAHEFGHGGFKLYDIYFDSKPFNKGKPIKNTGSIMSNGSFAQPVDFAMMLYNYKNNGFNNWLAYSDHEDILNKYAPGWEYIE is encoded by the coding sequence ATGGGACTGCCAACCAAACAAACGGACAAAAACGGAAATGAAACAGTAAATACGTATAATGCGTATGGAAGCGTTTTGACGAGCAAGGTGACAGGAGATGAAGATATAATCAATGCATACAGCAAGAATAATCTTCTGATATCAACCAAACAAGGAAAGGAAGAGATAAAATACACCTATGACGACTATGGCTATATGAAAACAGAAAGCCAAGGGAATATTCAGAATACATATAGTTATGACGTAAACGGAAACAGGAAAAATTATACACAAAAAGCAGGAACAAACACAATACTGACAGGGTCATATACATATGACATATTGGACAGACTGATAGAAGTAGATTACGGAACAGTAAGCGCAGGGTATATGTATAATGCAAATGGAAGACTGACAAAGGAGACAAGGTGGAATATAACAAGCGAGTATACATATAACAAAGCCGGATTGGTGACAGAGATGAAAAATAGTTCAGGTCAGAGCTATACATACAGCTATAACTTGGCAGGAAATCAAACTGTAAAAGCGTCGGGACAGGAGATAACAAACTATGGATATGATGGAATAGGACAGCTGATAACTGAAAATGTAGTTTCGCCCAAAGAAGATGAATGGGATTATAATAATACATATTATCAGTATGACACGAGAGGAAACAGGATATTAAAGTCAAACAGCGATGTGTACGAGGAAGCGTCGGAGATAGAATATAAATATGATAAGAACAATAGGCTGAAAGAGGAAAGGGAGACGAATCCGATAAACAGCATGTATGAGAAGATAACATCATACGAATATGACAACAACGGAAACATATTGTTTAAAGGAATAGAAGAGTATGACGGAATAATAGAAGGAGAGGAAAGAGAAATAGAGCTGGGAAAAGGATATTTTGAAAACGAGGAATATGTAAGGTATTATAGCTATAACGGAAGAAACCAGCTGATAGGAATGAAAAGCGACAAGACGGAAGCAATATATAAATATGACCCGACAGGAAGGAGAGAGAGCAAAACAGTAAACGGAAAGACAACGACCCACCGCTGGGATGGAAGCAATATAGTGAGCGAAGCTGGAGAGAATCCAACGGTATACTATATGGGAATAAACCTGATAGCGCAGAAAGATAATGCGGGAATAAGTTATTATCAGTATAATGCACACGGAGACATAACAGGTTTAGAAAACACAAAAACAAAGATGCTGACGAGATACGAGTATGACGCGTTTGGAGGCTCAAAGGAAGTAACGGGAACAGTATACGGATATAATGGACAGTATACAGACAAAGAGACAGGATTGATATACTTAAGGAACCGTTACTATGACCCGGAAACAGGAAGATTCACACAAGAAGACCCGGTAATGGACGGACAGAACTGGTACTCATACTGCGGTAATAATCCTGTAAACTTTGTTGACCCAAGCGGGCTGGTAAATGTTGAGGATGAAGATCCTATACAGGATTATTGTTCAAATCAAGGTCAAGTTGTTGGACAGGAAAGAATAAATATTAATAGCGCAATTCATGCTTATCAAGATGGAGTTTTGTCCTATGAGGATATGTTAAAAAATGTTGTACTCAATGGTGGAACTATAAAGGAAGAAAAGAAACTTAATGCTATTAGTGTGGTAAGAAATGGTAACAACATAAATATTACGGCAAACGTGACAATTGAAGGTGAATTGGCAGATGAAGAAATTGGTGATACAGGTAAAAAATATTCTGAGGTTGCTATATCGGGTATAAATGAGGCTTGGAGTGGCAAAATGGGCAATCTAAGCATTTATACAAAAGTGGTAGTTGCAGATAATTCAATTTACAAAACCATTAAAATTACAATTACGGAATCTATTCAAACTTCTGTGACTGATGTTAATACAGGTGATATTACTTTAAATTGTACTAAACCGACGAGAATTGTTGATAATGATTTTACGGAAGAGGAAATTCAAATCCAATATGATTATGCAGTAACAAATTGTATAAGAAACTTAAAAAATGTAGCGGCTCATGAATTTGGTCATGGTGGTTTTAAATTATATGATATTTATTTTGACAGTAAACCTTTCAATAAAGGGAAACCTATAAAAAATACTGGGAGTATTATGTCGAATGGAAGTTTTGCACAACCAGTGGATTTTGCTATGATGTTATATAACTATAAAAATAATGGTTTTAATAATTGGCTTGCATATTCGGATCATGAAGATATATTAAATAAATACGCTCCTGGCTGGGAGTATATAGAATAG
- a CDS encoding RHS repeat domain-containing protein, with amino-acid sequence MNKIKCRLIICIVSILVSMIGITCYASTSDELYEQSLTQNLIEQYGADYETPFIAPGGNVSLSDGNVNINEVDMSLPGRNGMDVNIRRTHYVNGGPVSYSGTRVFARGGSVQTSPMYVFTYVLNGNSKTIYVAFDKEEDLVDSFYAESSKLNTIETDAIGKKYYKYSTIKDTSGVLFTRDKSKAAVKMSEVPNEFYTTTVHATDIEIGYGWYVSMPQLTLVNKSEQASDMKYKYLFKDENGQTMNFSYLKEESKDSGWIYKPGSCKVSDSDSQYTAQVYDELQTHSLGFNYDITITDGEGKTYYYEQTLKTYFLPAAIIDRYGNAVRYTSNADGSVTIVDTYGRNIHVSQAGITVSNGNFTKSVEYSLSRVNSDRDPYGLLDCYSKYILNVKKYNGVSYETTEYVSHKSTMLFVRSGEVSYYDKIEKVTFPTNASVEYEYETVPTVKKFASSIGANVVSHCDYHINKEKVYEDGSEKYERTYSFEQASQKSYVDNKERSVTVEDTYDDGSKKSMTYSYDYAGRLFEKSGQIEGKKYTEEYKYSYTSQNLLSSIPEENMLKCRKAYLKSTITTYDNNMVNIAYNEYNSRNLPTYTMNGELESLYTYDNNYGILLSKEYQKDSNTKMKVSNTITADGKSILKSEVFENGSQKTVTSYTYNSDGTIASQTVTPTVGEPLTTEFGYTYNPDGSFSITTTVNNVKDNDGSSKSVTTVQNYDWLGNLTSSVDAMGNTTVYWYDNLGRVIRQINPDETNKKIDYNVSDNSVTVTDENGYVTTKDYSPLGYMDKIYFDNDLNKLAAEYKYDNHGRKVSETAYQDIGGKAVKENYTYDQFDRIKTQTSKEDDTVLDKINYQYSYGEGYQSLGEGINIVNVPSNAKKLTVLFYSKSSRNYDAAVQDDNSVYFTEKMTYGKTKGTVVDVTGLSQIRISAGYSGAYYKFLTDEETAQNINLLGGASQTVTATYTGDETYVKPTVETVLDGFGNKVSETYYKHGTDTVLNKNTYKYDYAGNVTETLGGRTYMENLGSYTSKAEYNYMGKPTKVYQTDGSYVTAEYDDYGNALTSTDYEGNTTTVCYDILGRAIACEAPFDETTTTKSLTYYDANGNVIKTKQQVTASSYTETENEYDNRNRLVSVRINDGERDIYTQYAYDGAGNVVKMVTGQTSKIEDLYGTLPEEATYQTYEYDRFGNVTKATDALGQDVISEYNLMGLPTKQTDKNGNETVNTYNAYGSVLTSKVTGDEDIINAYSKNNLLISTKQGKEEIKYTYDDYGYMKTESQGNIQNTYSYDVNGNRKNYTQKAGTNTILTGSYTYDILDRLIEVDYGTVSAGYMYNANGRLTKETRWNITSEYTYNKAGLVTEMKNSSGQSYTYSYNLAGNQTVKASGQEITNYGYDGIGQLITENVVSPKEDEWDYNNTYYQYDTRGNRILKSNSDVYEEASEIEYKYDKNNRLKEERETNPINSMYEKITSYEYDNNGNILFKGIEEYDGIIEGEEREIELGKGYFENEEYVRYYSYNGRNQLIGMKSDKTEAIYKYDPTGRRESKTVNGKTTTHRWDGSNIVSEAGENPTVYYMGINLIAQKDNAGISYYQYNAHGDITGLENTKTKMLTRYEYDAFGGSKEVTGTVYGYNGQYTDKETGLIYLRNRYYDPETGRFTQEDPVMDGLNWYAYCGNNPVNFFDPSGLESGYWYKDNSILDESLQYTEQEQKNMDSAIQAYKDGFLSEDDLIDNIISNNGIIPSVGYEINGNNVNIIIRAEFSGDRCDEVFESTGKTYKQLCIEGIEEYWSGEVDGITINTKVIEFDKNKCKVEEYKLLSYESMVEEAGEGRENSGYVSHKPGKKTYIVDFDYHKSQFVNRFTEYDRYQYVCVHETGHGLRLGDLHDKGKYSACVDSIMWGNANYTVSNKSLDLRMLLVSVSNKFNKDVEYSSYPDIMDKYSPDWRK; translated from the coding sequence ATGAATAAGATAAAATGCAGATTAATAATATGTATAGTGTCAATATTAGTAAGTATGATAGGAATCACATGTTATGCGTCAACATCAGATGAGTTGTATGAACAATCGTTAACCCAAAACTTGATAGAGCAGTACGGAGCGGATTATGAAACTCCATTTATAGCTCCCGGCGGCAACGTGTCGCTGAGTGACGGAAATGTTAATATAAATGAGGTGGATATGAGTCTGCCAGGAAGAAATGGTATGGATGTTAATATTAGGCGTACTCATTATGTAAACGGAGGACCTGTCAGTTACAGCGGAACAAGAGTATTTGCCAGAGGGGGAAGCGTTCAAACAAGTCCGATGTATGTGTTTACATATGTTTTAAACGGTAATTCAAAGACAATATATGTAGCGTTTGATAAAGAGGAGGATTTGGTAGACAGTTTTTATGCCGAGTCTTCAAAATTAAATACAATTGAGACTGACGCCATAGGTAAAAAATATTATAAATACTCAACTATAAAGGATACATCCGGAGTATTGTTCACTAGAGATAAAAGTAAGGCTGCAGTAAAAATGAGCGAAGTACCTAATGAGTTTTATACAACCACAGTGCATGCTACCGATATTGAAATAGGTTATGGCTGGTATGTGTCAATGCCTCAGTTGACTTTGGTAAACAAGTCAGAACAAGCCTCTGATATGAAATATAAGTATTTATTTAAAGATGAAAACGGTCAGACAATGAATTTTTCATATTTGAAAGAAGAATCGAAAGATTCAGGCTGGATATATAAACCGGGAAGCTGTAAAGTTTCAGATTCAGACAGCCAATATACAGCTCAGGTATATGATGAACTTCAGACGCATAGTTTAGGATTTAACTATGATATAACAATAACAGACGGTGAGGGGAAGACATATTATTACGAACAAACCTTGAAAACATACTTTTTGCCTGCCGCAATTATCGATAGGTACGGCAATGCCGTCCGTTATACTTCCAACGCTGACGGAAGCGTGACGATAGTTGATACTTATGGCAGAAATATACACGTGTCGCAGGCAGGTATAACTGTCTCAAATGGGAACTTTACTAAGAGCGTAGAATACAGCCTCTCAAGGGTAAACAGTGACAGAGACCCATACGGTCTGCTGGATTGTTATTCGAAATATATTTTAAATGTTAAGAAGTATAATGGCGTTTCTTATGAGACTACAGAATACGTATCGCATAAGAGTACAATGCTTTTTGTCAGGAGCGGTGAAGTAAGTTATTATGATAAAATTGAGAAGGTTACATTTCCGACAAATGCTTCGGTAGAGTATGAATACGAAACTGTTCCAACAGTTAAAAAGTTTGCTTCCAGTATTGGGGCGAATGTGGTTTCGCATTGTGATTATCATATAAATAAAGAAAAAGTATATGAAGACGGCAGTGAAAAATATGAAAGAACATATTCGTTTGAACAAGCTTCCCAGAAAAGTTATGTAGATAATAAAGAACGCAGTGTTACAGTTGAGGACACATATGACGACGGAAGTAAAAAAAGTATGACTTATAGTTATGATTATGCCGGCAGACTGTTTGAGAAAAGCGGACAAATTGAAGGCAAAAAATATACGGAAGAATATAAGTATTCCTATACTTCTCAGAATCTTTTATCATCAATTCCGGAAGAAAATATGCTGAAATGCAGAAAGGCATATTTGAAGAGCACAATAACTACCTATGACAATAACATGGTAAATATAGCTTATAATGAGTATAACAGCAGAAATCTTCCTACGTATACTATGAACGGAGAGTTAGAGTCATTATATACATATGATAATAATTATGGTATATTATTATCAAAGGAATATCAAAAAGACAGCAATACTAAAATGAAAGTAAGTAATACCATAACCGCGGACGGAAAAAGTATCTTAAAGTCAGAAGTTTTTGAAAACGGCTCTCAAAAGACAGTTACTTCATATACATATAATAGCGATGGTACCATAGCAAGCCAAACTGTCACACCTACAGTAGGAGAACCGCTTACTACAGAGTTTGGCTATACATATAATCCTGACGGCTCATTCAGCATAACGACAACCGTTAATAACGTTAAAGATAATGACGGCAGCAGTAAGTCGGTGACAACAGTGCAGAATTATGACTGGCTGGGCAACTTAACATCGTCTGTTGACGCTATGGGGAATACAACTGTATATTGGTATGATAACTTAGGAAGGGTGATCAGACAAATAAATCCTGATGAAACAAACAAAAAAATAGACTATAACGTTTCTGACAACAGTGTTACGGTTACTGATGAAAACGGATATGTAACAACAAAAGACTATTCTCCGCTTGGCTATATGGATAAGATTTATTTTGATAATGATTTAAACAAGCTGGCTGCAGAATATAAATACGATAACCACGGCAGAAAAGTAAGCGAAACAGCATATCAGGATATCGGAGGAAAGGCTGTAAAGGAAAATTATACTTATGACCAGTTCGACAGAATAAAGACTCAAACCAGCAAAGAGGATGATACAGTTTTAGATAAAATCAACTATCAATATAGTTATGGAGAGGGATACCAAAGTTTGGGTGAGGGAATTAATATAGTAAACGTTCCTTCAAATGCTAAAAAGCTAACAGTTTTATTCTACAGCAAATCATCGAGGAACTATGATGCAGCTGTTCAGGACGACAACAGCGTATATTTTACTGAAAAAATGACGTATGGAAAGACAAAAGGAACCGTTGTTGATGTGACAGGCTTGTCCCAAATAAGAATTTCAGCAGGGTATAGCGGAGCATACTATAAATTTCTGACCGATGAAGAGACTGCTCAGAATATAAACCTGCTGGGCGGAGCAAGCCAAACGGTTACAGCGACATATACAGGGGATGAGACATATGTGAAACCGACAGTTGAAACTGTATTGGACGGATTTGGAAATAAAGTGTCAGAGACTTACTATAAGCACGGAACCGATACAGTGCTGAACAAAAACACATATAAGTACGACTATGCCGGGAATGTGACGGAGACTCTTGGCGGACGAACTTATATGGAGAATTTGGGAAGCTATACAAGCAAAGCTGAATATAATTATATGGGTAAGCCCACTAAAGTATATCAGACGGACGGTAGTTATGTAACCGCTGAGTATGATGATTACGGAAATGCTCTGACAAGCACAGACTATGAAGGCAATACAACAACGGTATGTTATGATATACTGGGAAGAGCAATAGCCTGCGAAGCGCCGTTTGATGAAACGACAACCACAAAAAGTCTGACATATTATGACGCAAACGGAAACGTGATAAAAACAAAGCAGCAGGTGACAGCTTCAAGCTATACTGAGACAGAAAACGAGTATGATAACCGCAACAGGCTGGTATCGGTGAGGATAAACGATGGTGAGCGGGACATATATACGCAGTATGCGTATGACGGAGCAGGGAATGTGGTAAAAATGGTAACCGGTCAGACAAGCAAGATAGAAGATTTGTATGGAACCCTGCCGGAAGAAGCAACGTATCAAACCTATGAGTATGACAGATTTGGAAATGTGACAAAAGCCACAGACGCGCTGGGACAGGACGTGATAAGTGAATATAACCTGATGGGACTGCCAACCAAACAAACGGACAAAAACGGAAATGAAACAGTAAATACGTATAATGCGTATGGAAGCGTTTTGACGAGCAAGGTGACAGGAGATGAAGATATAATCAATGCATACAGCAAGAATAATCTTCTGATATCAACCAAACAAGGAAAGGAAGAGATAAAATACACCTATGACGACTATGGCTATATGAAAACAGAAAGCCAAGGGAATATTCAGAATACATATAGTTATGACGTAAACGGAAACAGGAAAAATTATACACAAAAAGCAGGAACAAACACAATACTGACAGGGTCATATACATATGACATATTGGACAGACTGATAGAAGTAGATTACGGAACAGTAAGCGCAGGGTATATGTATAATGCAAATGGAAGACTGACAAAGGAGACAAGGTGGAATATAACAAGCGAGTATACATATAACAAAGCCGGATTGGTGACAGAGATGAAAAATAGTTCAGGTCAGAGCTATACATACAGCTATAACTTGGCAGGAAATCAAACTGTAAAAGCGTCGGGACAGGAGATAACAAACTATGGATATGATGGAATAGGACAGCTGATAACTGAAAATGTAGTTTCGCCCAAAGAAGATGAATGGGATTATAATAATACATATTATCAGTATGACACGAGAGGAAACAGGATATTAAAGTCAAACAGCGATGTGTACGAGGAAGCGTCGGAGATAGAATATAAATATGATAAGAACAATAGGCTGAAAGAGGAAAGGGAGACGAATCCGATAAACAGCATGTATGAGAAGATAACATCATACGAATATGACAACAACGGAAACATATTGTTTAAAGGAATAGAAGAGTATGACGGAATAATAGAAGGAGAGGAAAGAGAAATAGAGCTGGGAAAAGGATATTTTGAAAACGAGGAATATGTAAGGTATTATAGCTATAACGGAAGAAACCAGCTGATAGGAATGAAAAGCGACAAGACGGAAGCAATATATAAATATGACCCGACAGGAAGGAGAGAGAGCAAAACAGTAAACGGAAAGACAACGACCCACCGCTGGGATGGAAGCAATATAGTGAGCGAAGCTGGAGAGAATCCAACGGTATACTATATGGGAATAAACCTGATAGCGCAGAAAGATAATGCGGGAATAAGTTATTATCAGTATAATGCACACGGAGACATAACAGGTTTAGAAAACACAAAAACAAAGATGCTGACGAGATACGAGTATGACGCGTTTGGAGGCTCAAAGGAAGTAACGGGAACAGTATACGGATATAACGGCCAGTATACAGACAAAGAGACAGGATTGATATACTTGAGGAACCGTTACTATGACCCGGAAACAGGAAGATTCACACAAGAAGACCCGGTAATGGACGGACTGAACTGGTACGCATACTGTGGTAATAATCCTGTGAATTTTTTTGACCCAAGTGGGTTAGAATCTGGATATTGGTATAAGGATAATTCAATTTTAGATGAATCGTTGCAATATACAGAACAAGAACAAAAAAATATGGATTCGGCTATTCAGGCATATAAGGATGGTTTCTTATCTGAAGATGATTTAATTGATAATATAATAAGTAATAATGGTATTATTCCTAGTGTAGGATATGAAATAAATGGGAATAATGTAAATATAATTATTAGAGCTGAATTTTCTGGTGATAGATGTGACGAAGTGTTTGAAAGTACAGGTAAAACATATAAACAATTATGCATTGAAGGCATTGAAGAATATTGGTCAGGAGAGGTTGATGGAATTACTATAAATACGAAAGTTATTGAATTTGACAAAAATAAATGTAAGGTTGAAGAATATAAACTTTTAAGCTATGAAAGTATGGTAGAAGAAGCTGGAGAAGGTAGAGAAAATTCAGGATATGTTTCTCATAAACCTGGTAAAAAAACATACATAGTAGATTTTGATTATCATAAATCCCAATTTGTTAATAGATTTACAGAATATGATCGGTATCAATATGTTTGTGTTCATGAAACCGGTCATGGATTGAGACTTGGAGATTTACATGACAAAGGAAAGTATTCAGCATGTGTTGACTCAATAATGTGGGGTAATGCGAATTATACAGTTTCAAACAAATCTCTTGATTTAAGGATGTTATTAGTATCAGTATCAAATAAATTTAATAAAGATGTAGAGTATAGTAGTTATCCTGATATAATGGATAAATATTCACCAGATTGGAGGAAGTAA
- a CDS encoding stalk domain-containing protein, with amino-acid sequence MKLLKKILIILIPLCLFVNMVVFSNIENDYNEHNETFANKIDSEYHVIKLKDAIKYDDCILDARAVNIYYADENGIWIDFYGIDDNENSVDKWNMALVGYDGSIRYYNKNDDLLNGLFYDGIARVKIDDKYGYINESYNWVVPPIYNFATIFKDGMGFASKENNYGEIENFFFDNTGNVIFSTKGDFVKYHSSIATEYDKEENYEVFSNGYAEYNLNGKKYIIDKDLVPCQKNKIELPDSGELIGYDSKSSIKVYTFLSNQNDKFDKINAYMYGRDNELKYTNTFIIEHGTYYKNFRILDSGMVLFDGYLNENQNNTGFIELVSPDGQVIGSKELKQYIQGNNLYDKCFSYGENLLRLENVFYNRNLTEIGEILLYENSTDDESTVSEFIGGNNNIVCCFTGHTKLKQNNTVYYVGELNTIFVLNHKTVKLNNSPKFVNQDKIPQYENSNEIKIYLNNEQLKFDITPITEKDRTLVPMRAIFEALGAEVEWENETRTATATKNGITVSVTIDSNKMQKNGEDIELDVPARLVGDSRTLVPLRAISEAFGCQVEWDEELQRVDIYSN; translated from the coding sequence ATGAAATTATTAAAAAAAATACTTATTATTCTTATACCGTTATGTTTGTTCGTAAATATGGTAGTTTTTTCAAACATTGAAAATGATTATAATGAACATAATGAAACATTTGCAAATAAAATTGATAGCGAATATCATGTAATTAAACTTAAAGATGCCATAAAATATGATGATTGCATTTTAGATGCTCGAGCTGTAAATATTTATTATGCAGATGAAAATGGAATATGGATAGATTTTTACGGAATAGACGATAATGAAAACTCTGTTGATAAATGGAATATGGCGTTAGTCGGATATGATGGTTCAATAAGGTATTATAATAAAAATGATGATTTATTGAATGGTTTGTTTTATGATGGTATAGCAAGGGTAAAGATAGATGATAAATATGGATATATAAACGAGTCATATAATTGGGTTGTTCCACCAATATACAACTTTGCTACAATTTTTAAAGATGGTATGGGGTTTGCTAGCAAAGAGAATAATTATGGAGAGATAGAAAATTTCTTTTTTGATAATACAGGTAATGTTATTTTTAGTACAAAAGGTGATTTTGTAAAATATCATTCAAGTATAGCAACAGAATATGATAAAGAAGAAAATTATGAGGTATTTTCAAATGGTTATGCAGAATACAATCTAAATGGTAAAAAATATATAATTGATAAGGATTTGGTTCCTTGTCAAAAGAACAAGATAGAACTGCCTGACAGCGGAGAATTAATAGGATATGATTCAAAATCATCAATAAAAGTTTATACCTTTTTATCAAACCAAAACGATAAATTTGACAAAATAAATGCATATATGTATGGAAGGGATAATGAACTTAAATATACTAATACTTTCATAATTGAACATGGAACGTATTATAAAAATTTTAGAATATTGGATAGTGGTATGGTTTTATTCGACGGGTATTTAAACGAAAATCAGAACAATACTGGATTTATAGAACTAGTTTCTCCAGATGGGCAGGTTATTGGTAGTAAAGAGTTAAAACAATATATACAAGGTAATAATTTGTATGACAAATGTTTTAGTTATGGTGAGAATTTACTTAGACTTGAAAATGTTTTTTATAATAGGAATTTAACCGAAATTGGAGAGATATTGTTATATGAAAATAGTACAGACGATGAAAGTACTGTATCTGAATTTATTGGTGGTAATAATAACATTGTATGTTGTTTTACTGGTCATACAAAATTAAAGCAAAATAATACAGTATATTATGTTGGAGAATTAAATACTATATTTGTTCTTAACCATAAAACTGTAAAGTTAAACAATTCTCCTAAATTTGTAAATCAGGATAAAATACCTCAATATGAAAATAGCAATGAAATAAAAATATATTTAAATAATGAACAACTCAAATTTGATATAACACCAATAACAGAAAAAGACAGAACATTAGTGCCGATGAGAGCAATATTTGAAGCGTTGGGAGCAGAAGTAGAATGGGAAAATGAAACTCGAACAGCAACAGCAACAAAGAATGGAATAACAGTGTCGGTGACAATTGACAGTAATAAAATGCAGAAAAATGGAGAAGACATAGAACTGGATGTACCTGCAAGATTAGTAGGAGACAGCAGGACATTGGTGCCATTGAGAGCAATATCAGAAGCATTCGGCTGTCAGGTGGAATGGGACGAAGAATTGCAAAGGGTAGATATTTATTCAAACTAA
- a CDS encoding stalk domain-containing protein has product MKCIRFVSIIIVVLMMSLTCFGSEKLSYNDEIKVYINNNEINLDMYPFIEDNRTMVPMRGIFEALDADVDWDENNQTVIATKNNITISVTINSDIMIKNKESIKLDVPARLVDDCRTYVPLRAVSEALGCMVRWDDEYSIVDIIDDSNLPDKWHVGDISCDEWFGYYYFNREDMPENEYGYFSDCSKFSDGLAAASQSNKYSSKKYYGYINEYGYFVIPDIYTEAGDFQNGIAIVKSDFYPYPYRINTKGECVDNIELKKNNEANNNLEVFEDKGLYGYKDTDGNIVIEASYTEANNFSDGLALVKSRDVICTGTDRFDGYGYINVKGELVIPFEYYYMSTDFKDGSACVYDTVDNVFRAWYIDKSGNKMFGDKTFVSGNNFSEGLAVVQTKGNLPRPLFASFDEKDEFTYINKSGEYATENRYDYAESFVNGRAKVVIDGKERYINNKFQFID; this is encoded by the coding sequence ATGAAATGTATACGTTTTGTAAGTATAATAATTGTAGTATTAATGATGTCTCTAACTTGTTTTGGTTCTGAAAAGTTAAGTTATAACGACGAAATAAAAGTCTACATAAATAATAATGAAATAAACCTTGATATGTATCCGTTTATAGAAGATAACAGAACTATGGTTCCTATGCGGGGGATTTTTGAAGCCTTAGATGCAGACGTTGATTGGGATGAGAACAATCAAACAGTTATAGCCACAAAAAATAATATTACTATATCCGTAACAATAAACAGTGATATAATGATAAAAAATAAAGAATCTATAAAATTAGATGTTCCTGCAAGGTTAGTAGATGACTGCAGAACCTATGTTCCTCTTAGAGCAGTCTCGGAAGCTTTGGGGTGTATGGTTAGATGGGATGATGAATATTCAATTGTTGATATCATTGATGACTCAAATCTGCCTGATAAGTGGCATGTTGGAGACATATCTTGTGATGAGTGGTTTGGATATTACTATTTTAATAGAGAAGATATGCCTGAGAATGAATATGGATATTTTTCTGACTGCAGTAAATTTTCTGATGGTCTAGCTGCAGCGAGTCAAAGTAATAAATATTCTTCAAAAAAATATTATGGATATATTAACGAATATGGATATTTTGTAATACCTGATATATATACAGAAGCAGGTGATTTTCAGAATGGGATTGCAATAGTAAAATCTGATTTTTATCCATATCCATATAGAATAAACACAAAGGGAGAATGTGTTGATAATATAGAATTAAAAAAGAATAATGAAGCCAATAATAATCTTGAAGTATTTGAAGATAAAGGTTTATATGGATATAAAGATACAGATGGAAATATTGTAATTGAAGCATCATACACTGAGGCGAACAATTTTTCTGATGGGTTAGCATTGGTAAAGTCAAGAGATGTAATTTGTACGGGGACTGACCGATTTGATGGATATGGTTATATAAATGTCAAAGGAGAGCTAGTTATACCATTTGAATATTATTATATGTCGACAGATTTTAAGGATGGAAGCGCATGTGTTTATGATACGGTAGATAATGTTTTTAGAGCATGGTATATTGATAAATCAGGTAATAAGATGTTTGGCGATAAAACATTTGTAAGCGGTAATAATTTTTCTGAAGGTTTAGCGGTTGTTCAAACGAAAGGAAATTTACCCAGACCGCTTTTTGCAAGTTTTGATGAAAAAGATGAGTTCACATATATTAATAAATCCGGAGAATATGCAACAGAAAACAGGTATGATTATGCTGAATCGTTTGTTAATGGCAGAGCAAAAGTTGTTATTGACGGAAAAGAGAGGTATATAAATAATAAATTTCAATTTATTGATTAG